A genomic window from Lotus japonicus ecotype B-129 chromosome 1, LjGifu_v1.2 includes:
- the LOC130741367 gene encoding uncharacterized protein LOC130741367 — protein MVAGRNDEAIAEAFALLVGAIGQGQQENPGNQNQDEFRALGKFQRNNPPTFEGAYNPDKAQAWLKAIEKIFRVMNCTDAQKVQFGTHMLEKEAEDWWDNTVQRFEGDGMEITWDLFKGVFLEKYYPEDVRGKKEIEFLELKQGNGTVAEYAAKFEELIKFCPHYNTAEVERSKCNKFVNGLRPDQEGCGLSIDCPIL, from the coding sequence ATGGTTGCAGGAAGGAATGATGAAGCTATCGCTGAGGCATTCGCATTGTTGGTTGGCGCCATTGGGCAAGGTCAGCAGGAGAATCCTGGAAACCAGAATCAGGATGAATTCCGTGCTTTGGGGAAGTTTCAGAGGAACAATCCACCAACCTTTGAAGGAGCATACAACCCTGACAAAGCACAGGCATGGCTGAAAgcaattgagaagatctttcgaGTCATGAATTGTACTGATGCGCAGAAGGTGCAGTTTGGCACCCATATGCTTgagaaagaagctgaagattggtGGGACAACACTGTCCAGAGGTTTGAAGGTGATGGGATGGAGATTACTTGGGATCTTTTCAAGGGTGTATTTCTTGAGAAGTACTATCCAGAAGATGTGCGtggaaagaaggaaattgagTTTCTTGAACTGAAGCAGGGTAATGGAACTGTGGCGGAGTATGCTGCAAAGTTTGAGGAATTGATTAAGTTTTGTCCCCACTACAATACTGCTGAAGTTGAGAGATCTAAGTGTAACAAAtttgtgaatggtttgagacCTGATCAAGAAGGCTGTGGGCTATCAATAGATTGTCCGATTCTCTGA
- the LOC130736724 gene encoding uncharacterized protein LOC130736724 — translation MLKKMAFLFFWSEPDLYIQQGFVSMPQNPTIHQYGYGPMLLDQASSSVSPSYSNHVQEPDPVAMTENSLGFTTPMSPALHDVEYWISEFNLEPNTCDIQGQRDILHQTTTLSSNIQCSQDLEIERLLGHVRAYEMQKNLTASASMNGVTQCNKGKNLESSSTSFPSLQEFNSTILGFSSPTTIEDGLSSHVLISTNAKTSLLTREQPSANILKILNTNDKEAFFIPSKGKRGRPRKPLSEELIKQLEKFQPLPLGRPPKRREGGESFSNLGKFQKRYSGARTIGMTAKPKVGHKTPENVQNEYQSPKLTNPYSAPRQYLNSAYDPKYHKDGDFVDPHLKLFNTIIGK, via the exons ATGTTGAAGAAAATGGCATTTCTCTTCTTCTG gTCAGAACCAGATTTATATATTCAACAAGGTTTTGTATCAATGCCACAAAATCCTACAATTCATCAATATGGCTATGGACCTATGCTGCTTGATCAAGCATCTTCTTCTGT GTCTCCAAGTTACTCTAATCATGTTCAAGAACCCGACCCGGTGGCGATGACAGAAAATTCCTTAGGCTTCACTACTCCAATGTCTCCTGC GTTACATGATGTGGAATATTGGATAAGTGAATTCAACCTAGAGCCGAATACATGCGATATACAAGGGCAGAGGGACATCTTGCATCAAACTACAACTCTATCTTCCAATATTCAATGTTCCCAGGATCTTGAGATTGAACGCCTTTTAGG GCATGTAAGAGCTTATGAAATGCAGAAGAACCTAACGGCCTCTGCTTCAATGAATGGAGTTACCCAATGCAACAAAGGAAAAAATCTTGAATCTTCATCAACTAG cTTTCCAAGTTTACAAGAATTCAACTCAACAATTTTAGGATTCTCAAGTCCCACAACAATAGAAGATGGACTAAGCTCACATGTTTTAATCTCCACAAATGCTAAGACTTCACTCCTTACAAG GGAGCAACCTTCAGCGAATATACTCAAAATATTAAATACAAATGATAAGGAAGCATTTTTCATTCCTTCAAAAGGCAAAAGGGGAAGACCTCGCAAACCACTAAGTGAAGAACTTATAAAGCAATTG GAAAAGTTTCAACCGCTACCTCTAGGTCGTCCTCCAAAACGACGTGAAGGAGGAGAGTCCTTTTCTAATCTTGGAAAG TTTCAAAAGAGATATTCAGGAGCAAGAACAATTGGAATGACCGCCAAACCCAAAGTAGGGCACAAGACCCCTGAAAATGTACAGAATGAATACCAGAGTCCTAAACTTACGAACCCATATTCTGCTCCAAG GCAATATCTAAATTCTGCCTATGACCCAAAATATCATAAGGATGGTGATTTCGTTGACCCtcatcttaaattatttaatacaaTTATAG GAAAATAA